Within Caldilineales bacterium, the genomic segment GGATGAGGGCGGTGCGATCCAGCACCTTGACCGGGTTTGCCTCCTCCCCTCCCCCACCCTTCTCCAGCGCCTTCTCGATCTCGCGCTGCTGGCGGGGGCTGAGCGGATGGTCGAAGATCACCACCTGCACGCCCTGCTCGCGCACACGCAGCACCACCTCCTCCAACTTGCCCTTGCCGATATAGGTGGCCGGGTTAGGCTGGCTGATCGACTGCGTGATCACATCCACCACCGTCACCCCGGCCGTCTCGGCCAGGCGACGCAACTCGGCCAGCGAGTCGTCCATCTCGAACAGACCCGGCTCCCGCTTCGTCTCCACCCCCACCAGCAGCCCCAATTCGACAATCGGTTGCAGTGTGATCATTCGCTCGTTGATTGCTCTCTCCCGAGCAGGGCTTGCTCCACCCGGCCCTCTTCCAACAACCTGCGCAGCAGATTTCCAACCCGTTCCAGGCTGGCGCCGCTTAGTTTGTCGCAGGTGTCGGCGGTCGTGTGCCAGTAGGGATAGTCGAAATCGATCAGATCGACGCTGGGCACGCCCTGTTGCACGAAGGCGATGTGGTCATCGATCATCGCCGGCCCTGGCGTCGGCGGGAACCATTCGCCATAGCCCATCTCCGCCGCCAGATCGAAGATCGCCTGGCTGAGCGTTGGGTCGGAATTCCCTTCCATGGGGACGCGCTGCTCCTCATCGCCGATCATATCGAGCAGAATCATGGCGGCGGGGAGCGTCCCCGCTGCGGCCCAATCCTCGGCCAGGCGGGTGGAGCCGATGCCCCACTGTTCCCAGGCCGGCAGCCGGCCGTTATCCTCGGCGTCGAAAAACGCCAGCCACACCGGGCTGGTCAGCTTCCCCTTGTCCAACACCCGGGCCAGCTCCAGCAGCACGGCCACGCCCGAAGCGCCATCGTTGCCGCCGATCACCGGCTCCGCCTGGCGGTTGGGGTCAGGGTCCTGGTCGGCCACCAGCCGCGTATCGAAATGCGCCCCCACCAAAATCGCCCCCGTCCCCCCCTCTCCCTCCGTCCCTGCGTCCCCCCCTCCCTCCGTCCCTCCCTCTCCCCCTCCCTGCGTCCCCCCCTCTCCCCCTCCCTGCGTCCCTCCCTCCCCCCCTCTCTCCCTCTCCCCCGCCTTCGCGATGATATTGCGCACCGGCGTCCCGTTCCACACGAACTCATGCGTTTCCACCGCCCAGCCTTGCGCTTCCAACTCCTGGCGGATCCAGTCGCCAGTCTGCCGGTTGGCCAGCGTGCCGCTGGGCCGCGGGCCGAAATCGCACTGCTTCTGCGCCAGGGCCAGGGCGCGCTCGGCCTCGAACACCGGCACGGGCGTGGGCGAGGGCGTGGGGGTGGGGAACAGCGGCGGCAGGGCGCCATAGCCCAGCCAGCCGAGATAGACAAGCGCCAGGGCGAAGACGAACATCGTCAACACCTGGGCCGGGCGGATCGATCTCACGGGCGCTTCTCCTTGCCCCTGGGCGGCTTACCGCGCACTTCCAGCCGCAACGGCGTGCCCTCGAAGGGAAACTGGCGGCGGATTTGGTTTTCGAGATAGCGCACATAGCTAAAATGCACCGCCTCGGCGTCGTTGACAAAGAAAACAAAGGTGGGCGGGTCGATGCCGGCCTGCGTGGCATAATAGAAGCGCGCCTGGCGACCCTTGACTGCCCTGGGCGGGCTGGCCACCACGGCATCCTGCAACAGCCGGTTTAGCTCCGATGTGCCCAGGCGCTGGTAGCGGGCCTCGCGCACGCGCAGGGCGGTTGGGATCACCTGCTGCACGCGCTGGCGGGTGAGGGCCGAAATGTAGAGGATGGGCACGTAATCGAGAAACTTCAGTTCTGTGCGCAGGTCGCGCTCGTAGGCGGCCATGGTGTGGCTGTCCTTTTCCACCGCGTCCCACTTGTTCACGACCACAACCAAACTCTTGCGCTCTTCCAGGATATAGCCGGCCACATGGGCGTCCTGTGCGGTCACGCCATCCACCGCATCCAGCACCAGCAACACCACATCGGCGCGACCGATGGCCTTCAGCGCCCGCAGCACGCTGTACTTCTCGGCCCCGGCGTCGATATGCCCGCGCCGGCGGATGCCGGCCGTATCCACCAGCACCAGCGGCGACCCCTCCCACAGCAGGTGCGTGTCGATGGGGTCGCGCGTCGTCCCCGGCAGATCGCTGACGATGGCGCGCTCCTGGCCCAACAGGGCATTCAACAGCGAGGATTTGCCCACATTCGGCCGGCCGACAATGGCGAGGCGCGGGACGCCTTCGTCTTCATCGGGCGGCGGGTGCGGCGGCAGGTGGGCGACGATGGCATCGAGCAGGTCGCCGCTGCCGGTGCCGTGATAGGCCGAGAGGACGACCGGCTCGCCCAGGCCCAGGGCATAGAACTCAACGGCGTCGAGCCGGCGGGCGGCGTTGTCGGCCTTGTTGGCAGCCAGGAGGATGGGCTTGTCGGCGCCGCGCAGCAGGTTGGCCACCTCTTCGTCGGCTGCGGTCAGCCCATCTTCGCTGTCCACCAGCATGACGATGACATCCGCCTCGCCGATGGCCAGTTCGGCCTGCTCGCGAATCTCGCGCACGAACCCGGCCGAGGCCGTGGCAAGGGGTTGGGCGGGCGTTTGGGCCGCCCCTCCCCGCTCGGGCATCGGCTCGATCCCGCCCGTGTCCACCAACAAGAAGCCCACGCCGTTCCACTCGGCGTCGGCATACAGCCGGTCGCGGGTGGTGCCGGGCAGATCTTCGACGATGGCCTGGCGGCGGCCGATGATGCGGTTGAAAAGCGTGGATTTGCCGGTGTTGGGCCGACCGACGAGGGCGACGACGGGTTTGGTCATTTGGGTTTGGGGGTGGCCGTGGGCGTTTTCGTAGCCGCTGGCGTTGGTGAAGGTGTGGTGGGCGGGGCGATGATGACCTGCACGGTCTCGGGCAAGATGGTGTCACTGGAGACGCCATCCGGCAGCAGCAGCATCGGTTTGATCGTGTGCGTCCCGGCGTCCAGGTTGGCCAGATCGATCACCGCCTGCACGTTCTGGTCGGTCAGCGTTTGCAGGCGCGGCAGCGGCCCCTGCAAAATCACGTCGATGGTCTCCGGCGAGATCGAGATCACCTGCAAGCCGGCGCCCAGCCCCTGCACCACCGGTTTCAGGGTCATTGTCTGGCTGCCCAGGATCGGCTCGATGGCGATGCGCACCACCACACTCTGCGAGGTGGCGGCTGAAACCGTTTCGGGCAGCACCAGGGGGACGCGTTCTTCGATGTCGCCGGTGGCATTCTCGATCGTGATCGGCGTCGTCTCGACAAAGGATGGCAGCGCCTCCAGCGCCGCCGGGTCGCCGATCAGCGTCACCGTGGCCGGGTCGGCGCTGATGCCCACCAGCCGATAGTTGGCAGCCGGTTGGCCCTGGACACGCGGCAGAACCGATTTTTCGCTCACGCCCTGGCGTTGGCTGATCGGGATCGAGACCGTGACCGTGCGGGGATCGACCTCCAACCCGGTGACGACGGCGCCGCTGCGGTCACGCAGGGTCACGAACTCCGTCGTCTCGATGTCGGCGCGGGCGTCGGCCACGCGCACACGCACCTCGGCCTCGGCCACCGTGTCTACCAGGCTCTTGGCGCCCGCCACACGCACGGTTGCCGGCGTGGCCGTGGCTCGCCCGGCCACATAGCCAAAGGCCGGCTGGTCGAGGACGTTGATCGCGACCGCGATCTGCTGCTCCACCCGGCTCTCTAGCCGCACCACCGCCGCGCTGGGCGTGACCGCCAGCACTTCGACATTGGCTTCGGGCGGGTCGATCACCACCGGCAGTTCGTGGCGCCCGGCTGTGGCTGCGCTCAGATCGACATAGGCCAGCATATCGCTCGTATTCAGCCGATCCCAAGTGCTACGGGTGGCGCGCGCCTCGATATCGACGGTGGGCGTGGTGCCGCTGTCGATCAGAATCAGGTCGCCCGGCAGGTTGTGCACCGTCACCGGGATGCGCCGGATGGCGCGGGTCTCGACCGGGTTCTGTTGTTGCTCGGCCACCACCCACACCACCAGGGCCAGGACGAGGGCCAGGAGAAAGGAGCCAGCCTGGTCGAACGAGGGACGGACGCGGGCCAACCGGCTCATGGCGTCCCTCCCCCGACCCGCGGCTCCATCTGGCCCCGGCCATCGCCCTCCTCCAGATGCACGTTCTGCCCGCGCGTCTCGTAGAACTGTTCCAACACGCGGCGCAGGCGCTTCTCGTCCAGCCGCCGGACAAGCCGGCCGTTGCGCGCCACCGAGATCACCCCCGTTTCTTCGCTGACGATGATGGCGAGGGCGTCGGCGCCCTCCGAAACCCCGATCCCGGCCCGATGGCGGGTGCCCATGCTGCCGGAGGCATGGCCATCGACAAAATAGGCCACCTCTGCCGAGCGATAGGCGGCCTCGTCCAGCGAACGCGAGGTCAGGGGCAGTACACAGGCCGCCGCCACCAGCGTCTCCTCGCGCAGGATGACGGCGCCATCGTGCAGCGGCGTGCCGGGGGTAAAGATGGTGACGAGCAATTCGGAACTGACCTCCGACAACAACCTCACCCCGGTCTCGATGGCCTCCTGTAGCCCGGTCTGCCCTTCGAGGACGATAATGGCGCCGTAGCGCAACTGCGTCAGCTGGGTGCAGGCGCTCACCAATTCACTGATCAGTTTGGAGGCGCCGGCGATGCGCTGCGGGCGCATGAACAGAAACCCCGTCCGCCCCACCCGCTCCAGCAGGCGGCGGAGTTCGGGCTGGAAGATGACGGGGATGGCGATGAGGATGGCCAGGCCACTGGTGCGCACCAGCCACGAGAAAGCGACCAGCCCGGTGAAGCTGCTGGCCAGGACGCCCACCAACACCAGCACCAGCACCCCGCGCAACAATTGCACCCCTTGCGTGCCGGCAAAAAGCCGTAGGATGATAAAGAAGACGAACGTCACCAACAGGATGTCGATGACATCGACGAAATTGAACTGCGAGATGAGGGCGGTGATTTCTTGCACGTGGCAGGGCGGAAAAATACAGGGTCAGCGCATTGTAACCGAAATCAGCCTTGCATGGTAAGGCGAAGGCGCGGCGCGAGAGCGAGGAAGTCAGAGACCTTGCAGCCGCGGCAGGTCGTTGCCCCGGCCCGGCGCTTGATAGGCACCCGCCTTCAAGCTGCTCACCCATTCGTAATCCTCCCAGGTCGGGCGCACACTGATGTGCTTCTGGTCCAACTCGCGCAGCCGCTGCAGCAGCGCCGGGCGCGACCAGGTGCGGCCCGGCAGCCAGCGCACCCCCGGCCCCACCCGATTGGTGATCACCAGCAGCCCGCCAGGACGCAGCACCCGCACCAGTTCGGCCAGCGTCGCCTCCGGCCGGGGCGTGAACTCCAGCGCCTCCAGACAGGCCACGACATCGAAGGTCTCGTCGGCAAACGGCAGGGGGCAGGCGCGATGGTGGAGAAAGCGCCCGCGTTCGCCCAAATCCAACTCCGTCTGGGCCAGGGCCAACATCCGCCGCGAGCCATCCAGCAGCACCCATCGCGCCTCGGGCAGCAGCCCGGCCGCCTCGACTGCCCGCTCCAGCCGCCCCGTCCCCGCCCCCACATCGAGGATGAGCGGCGGATGGCGGCGCGCGCCCACCGCGGCAGCAAAGGGAGTGGCCACATACAGGCGCTCGTCCTCGGCGTCCCACTCCTTGATCCGGTCATAACGACCGGCATAGAGGTCATAGAGCCAGATCACCACCCGCTCGCCCAGGTACACGCCCTCGCTGAGGATGAGCAGCCAATAGAGCGCCGCCGCGACCAGCGCAACCAGGAAGACGAGGAGGACGACGGCGGCGAGCAACGGGGAAGCGCCTCTAGCCGAGCGCCGGCCTGAACACGGACAGCAGGCCGATCGTGGCCACGAACAGACCCAGCAGATGCCAACGGCCGCCCGCGCCCGGCTTACCGCCCGGACGGCCTCGCAGCCAGCGCCAGCCGGCAACGGCAAAAATCAAAGCCGTCACCCCTGCCGCCAGCGGCTGCTGCGCCCAGACCAGCGCCCCCACCACCGCCACATACCCCATCCCCCCCACAACCCCCACCCCACCCACCCCCCGTAGGGGCGAGGTCCCCTCGCCCACCCCCTCGCCCATATCGCCCCGCCCCTCGCCCATCCCCTCGGCAAAAGCCACCAGGCAGAACCCGGCGATCAGCAACCACAGAAACGGCGGCGGCGCCTGCCACCCCCACAACCCCATCCCCAGCAGCCACGGCAGCGCCACACCTACCGCCACCCCCAGCAGCCGGGTCGTAGCCGGAAACGCCGGCTGTAGCACCGCGCCCATGACGGCCAGAGCCGTGGCAACGACCGAGGCCGCCACCGTCACCCTTCCCGCCGCCGGCTGGACGAGCAGCATCATCGCCGTCGCGCCCGCCATCGCCAGCAGGGTAGCGGCCAGCCCCAGCCCCGCCGGCGCCTCATCCTCTGCCAACCACAGCCATACCCGCGCCAGAGGCGCCTCCGCCTTCGCATACGGCATCCGTGGCATCCGTACCCCCCGTAACCCCCGTACCCCCCGTAGGGGCGAGGTCCCCTCGCCCACCCCCTCGCCCACCCCCTCGCCCCCCACCCCCTCGCCCACCCCCTCGCCCACCCCCGTAAACGACCGCGCCAACGCCATCATCTGCGCCCACACCCCGCCCCAGATCGGCTCGACCAACGCCAGCGCCACCACCACCACCACCACCCGTAGGGGCGAGGTCCCCTCGCCCATCCCCTCGCCCATCCCCTGGCCCATCCCCTCGCCCCCCGCGCCCATCCCCTGGCCCATCCCCACACCCCCCATCGCGCCCAACGCCGCGCCCGCCAGCAGCGTCCAGGCCGGCCCCAGCCGCAGCAGCCCGCGCTCGATGGTGAAACGAAGGCCGAGCGAGGACATGGTCACGGGCGTTGGGTGGTGGTCGTGCGCGCCAATTCGGCAGCGCCCATCACCGTTGCCAGATCTCCCAGCGCCGCCGGCATGATCTGCACCCGGTGATCGGGATCGGGCAGGAAGAAATGGCGGTAGGCAAAGCTCCGCACCGGTTCGACAAAACTCTCGCCCAGGCTTTCCACCAGCCCGCCGCCCAGGATGACGGCCTGCGGGTCGAGCAGGTTGACCACCGAGGCGATGAGCAGCCCCAGCGCCTCCTGCGCCTCGGTGATGACGGCCGAGGTCAGAGCATCGCCCGCTTCCAGGGCGCGGCGGATGTCGCCGCTGGTCAGTCCCGCTTCGTTGGTGGAGCCGAGCATCGTCTCCTGGCCGGCGGCGATGGCCTCGGCCAACCGCCGGCTGATGGCCCCGCGGCTGGCGATGGCCTCGACGTGCCCTGCCATACCGCAGCCGCAGACCGGGCCGCCGATATCGACAAACATGTGACCGATCTCGCCCGCCGACCAGCGGAACCCGCGGCGCAGTTTGCCATCCAGGATGATGCCGCCGCCGATGCCGGTGCCGACGAAGATGCCGATCACATCGGCGATGCCCCGGCCGGCCCCATGCACCGCCTCACCCAATGTGCCCAGATTGACATCGTTATCGACCACCACCGGCAATTTCAGCCGCTTCGCCAGCTGCGGCCCCAGGTCGTACCCTGCCTCCCATCCGGGCAGATTGGCGGCGCGCGCCACCCAGCCGGTATCCACATTCACCGGGCCGGGCGCGCTGGCCCCCACCGCCCAAACCTGCGTCCGCTCCAGCCCGGCGGCGGCCAGCGCCTCTTGCACAGTCTGGGCGATGCGGTCGGCGACCACCGCCGGATTGGCGACTTCGGCTTTGCCGGGCAGCGTCTTGCGCTTGCTCTGGCCCAGCACCTGGCCAGAGGGATGGACGACGGCCGCCAGGATCTTGGTGCCGCCGAGATCGACGCCGATCACGGGCGACTCTTTCTTTGCTCTTGCCATGGTAGTTTCTCCTTGCACGCGCGCGACCGGCGTCAGAGCACGATCACTTCTTTGCCCGCCAGCCTGGCCTCGACGGCCCGGCGGATGCGGTCGAGATGTTCGGGATGATGAACGAAGTCGAGGTTGTCGGCTTGAATGGTCAGCACCGGACAGAGATTGAAGCCCTCCATCCAGGCATCGTAATAACAATTGAGCCGCGCCAGATAGCCGGGGTCGATGCCTTGTTCGTACTCACGCCCGCGCGCCTTGATGCGCTGCAGCAGCGTCGGCACCTCCGCCCGCAGATAGACCACGAGATCGGGCGGCGGCAGCAGCGCACAGAGGATCTGATACAGCTCGCGGTAGCTCTGGTAGTCGCGCTCGCTCATCGACCCTTGCTCGAACAGATTGCGGGCGAAGACCTCGGCATCCTCGTACACACTGCGGTCCTGGATGACCGAATTAGGGCGGATGAGCAGATCGTGATGGTGTCGCAGGCGCCGCGAAAGGAAGAACACCTGCGAATGGAACGACCAGGCCCGCATGTCCTGATAGAAATCGCTCAGATAGGGGTTATCGTCCACCGCCTCGAAAAACGGCTCCCAGCCCAACTGCTGCGCCAGCATCCCGGTCAGCGTGGACTTCCCCACCCCCACATTGCCCGCCACCGCCATGAAACGCTTGTCGCGTCCGGTCACAAGTCCGTTACTCATCCTTGCTGCTCCTGCACATCGCCATCCGCCGGCCAGGTTCGCCGCCAGTTGCGGCCCATCTTGTCGACATAGGCCGCCTCCAGGTCGATGCCGGCATAGTTGGCCATCTTGAGCA encodes:
- a CDS encoding M28 family peptidase, whose protein sequence is MRSIRPAQVLTMFVFALALVYLGWLGYGALPPLFPTPTPSPTPVPVFEAERALALAQKQCDFGPRPSGTLANRQTGDWIRQELEAQGWAVETHEFVWNGTPVRNIIAKAGERERGGEGGTQGGGEGGTQGGGEGGTEGGGDAGTEGEGGTGAILVGAHFDTRLVADQDPDPNRQAEPVIGGNDGASGVAVLLELARVLDKGKLTSPVWLAFFDAEDNGRLPAWEQWGIGSTRLAEDWAAAGTLPAAMILLDMIGDEEQRVPMEGNSDPTLSQAIFDLAAEMGYGEWFPPTPGPAMIDDHIAFVQQGVPSVDLIDFDYPYWHTTADTCDKLSGASLERVGNLLRRLLEEGRVEQALLGREQSTSE
- the der gene encoding ribosome biogenesis GTPase Der; the encoded protein is MTKPVVALVGRPNTGKSTLFNRIIGRRQAIVEDLPGTTRDRLYADAEWNGVGFLLVDTGGIEPMPERGGAAQTPAQPLATASAGFVREIREQAELAIGEADVIVMLVDSEDGLTAADEEVANLLRGADKPILLAANKADNAARRLDAVEFYALGLGEPVVLSAYHGTGSGDLLDAIVAHLPPHPPPDEDEGVPRLAIVGRPNVGKSSLLNALLGQERAIVSDLPGTTRDPIDTHLLWEGSPLVLVDTAGIRRRGHIDAGAEKYSVLRALKAIGRADVVLLVLDAVDGVTAQDAHVAGYILEERKSLVVVVNKWDAVEKDSHTMAAYERDLRTELKFLDYVPILYISALTRQRVQQVIPTALRVREARYQRLGTSELNRLLQDAVVASPPRAVKGRQARFYYATQAGIDPPTFVFFVNDAEAVHFSYVRYLENQIRRQFPFEGTPLRLEVRGKPPRGKEKRP
- the cdaA gene encoding diadenylate cyclase CdaA, with translation MQEITALISQFNFVDVIDILLVTFVFFIILRLFAGTQGVQLLRGVLVLVLVGVLASSFTGLVAFSWLVRTSGLAILIAIPVIFQPELRRLLERVGRTGFLFMRPQRIAGASKLISELVSACTQLTQLRYGAIIVLEGQTGLQEAIETGVRLLSEVSSELLVTIFTPGTPLHDGAVILREETLVAAACVLPLTSRSLDEAAYRSAEVAYFVDGHASGSMGTRHRAGIGVSEGADALAIIVSEETGVISVARNGRLVRRLDEKRLRRVLEQFYETRGQNVHLEEGDGRGQMEPRVGGGTP
- a CDS encoding class I SAM-dependent methyltransferase, giving the protein MLAAVVLLVFLVALVAAALYWLLILSEGVYLGERVVIWLYDLYAGRYDRIKEWDAEDERLYVATPFAAAVGARRHPPLILDVGAGTGRLERAVEAAGLLPEARWVLLDGSRRMLALAQTELDLGERGRFLHHRACPLPFADETFDVVACLEALEFTPRPEATLAELVRVLRPGGLLVITNRVGPGVRWLPGRTWSRPALLQRLRELDQKHISVRPTWEDYEWVSSLKAGAYQAPGRGNDLPRLQGL
- a CDS encoding ROK family protein, with amino-acid sequence MARAKKESPVIGVDLGGTKILAAVVHPSGQVLGQSKRKTLPGKAEVANPAVVADRIAQTVQEALAAAGLERTQVWAVGASAPGPVNVDTGWVARAANLPGWEAGYDLGPQLAKRLKLPVVVDNDVNLGTLGEAVHGAGRGIADVIGIFVGTGIGGGIILDGKLRRGFRWSAGEIGHMFVDIGGPVCGCGMAGHVEAIASRGAISRRLAEAIAAGQETMLGSTNEAGLTSGDIRRALEAGDALTSAVITEAQEALGLLIASVVNLLDPQAVILGGGLVESLGESFVEPVRSFAYRHFFLPDPDHRVQIMPAALGDLATVMGAAELARTTTTQRP
- a CDS encoding deoxynucleoside kinase, with amino-acid sequence MSNGLVTGRDKRFMAVAGNVGVGKSTLTGMLAQQLGWEPFFEAVDDNPYLSDFYQDMRAWSFHSQVFFLSRRLRHHHDLLIRPNSVIQDRSVYEDAEVFARNLFEQGSMSERDYQSYRELYQILCALLPPPDLVVYLRAEVPTLLQRIKARGREYEQGIDPGYLARLNCYYDAWMEGFNLCPVLTIQADNLDFVHHPEHLDRIRRAVEARLAGKEVIVL